The following proteins come from a genomic window of Nicotiana tomentosiformis chromosome 12, ASM39032v3, whole genome shotgun sequence:
- the LOC104100520 gene encoding F-box protein At1g67340-like, which produces MRTRRGVCYPKVTMCIESRLVVKRRKDISGIGEHMGRRKRSKLSLEFTAHKPDFFDSLPDDLLLSILCKLSSSAASPADFFNVLITCKRLNGLGHHSVVLSKSSPKMLAVKAQNWSESAHRFLKQCADAGNVEACYTLGMIRFYCLENRGSGASLMAKAAISTHAPSLYSLAVIQFNGSGGSKNDKDLRAGVALCARAAFLGHVDALRELGHCLQDGYGVKQNIAEGRRFLVQANARELAAVLSTTPSALTSGGWLTWNPLPHHRHHVAGTGCPLLSDFGCNVPAPESHPANRFLTEWFSSEGGVPGSGLRLCSHMGCGRPETRRHEFRRCSVCGTVNYCSRACQALDWKMRHKAECTPVERWIDEDGENDGNVNGENGFGNGDDDDQIMMES; this is translated from the exons ATGAGAACAAGGAGAGGGGTTTGTTATCCGAAAGTAACCATGTGTATCGAAAGCAGACTAGTTGTGAAGAGAAGAAAAGATATTTCCGGCATCGGAGAACATATGGGTCGTCGGAAAAGATCAAAACTTTCACTGGAGTTCACTGCTCATAAACCTGACTTCTTTGATTCTTTGCCTGATGATCTCCTTCTCTCTATTCTCTGCAAACTCAGTTCCTCTGCTGCTTCTCCCGCTGATTTTTTCAACGTTTTGATTAC TTGCAAAAGACTAAATGGGTTAGGCCATCATTCGGTTGTATTATCAAAATCCTCTCCGAAAATGTTAGCCGTGAAAGCTCAGAACTGGTCGGAATCTGCTCACCGGTTTCTTAAACAATGCGCCGACGCCGGAAATGTTGAAGCTTGTTACACCCTTGGCATG ATTCGATTCTACTGCTTAGAAAATCGAGGAAGCGGGGCGTCGTTGATGGCGAAGGCGGCGATTAGCACTCACGCGCCGTCGCTTTACTCTCTAGCCGTTATCCAGTTCAACGGCAGCGGCGGTTCAAAGAACGACAAGGATCTACGCGCTGGAGTTGCACTTTGCGCACGCGCTGCCTTCTTGGGCCATGTCGATGCTTTGAGAGAGCTTGGCCACTGCCTTCAAGATGGCTACGGCGTGAAGCAAAACATCGCCGAGGGTCGCCGGTTCCTCGTCCAAGCCAACGCGCGTGAGCTTGCCGCTGTGTTGTCCACGACGCCTTCGGCTCTAACCTCCGGCGGCTGGCTGACGTGGAACCCGTTGCCTCATCACCGCCACCACGTGGCAGGCACGGGGTGCCCATTACTGAGTGATTTTGGGTGTAATGTTCCTGCTCCGGAATCTCACCCAGCAAATAGGTTTTTGACGGAGTGGTTTTCTTCAGAGGGTGGAGTTCCGGGTTCGGGGCTTCGACTTTGTTCTCATATGGGTTGTGGAAGACCCGAAACTAGGAGGCACGAATTCCGGCGATGCTCTGTTTGCGGTACTGTAAACTATTGCTCACGCGCTTGTCAGGCGCTTGATTGGAAGATGCGTCACAAGGCAGAGTGCACACCGGTGGAGAGGTGGATTGATGAAGACGGAGAAAATGATGGTAACGTTAACGGCGAAAATGGTTTTGGCAACGGCGACGATGATGATCAGATTATGATGGAGAGTTAA